A window from Kovacikia minuta CCNUW1 encodes these proteins:
- a CDS encoding CHAP domain-containing protein, whose amino-acid sequence MTTPQDVLSIAARQIGITESPPDSNMNKFGAWYGMNGVPWCAIFVSYCFSVAGLRLPITTEKGFAYCPFGVDWFKDQRRWFNTPQVGDVVFYNWSGDGIADHVGIVESINADGSVVSIEGNTDIGNEGNGGKVMRRTRGKSVQLGFGRPTYSTFSTVDNSSIFPGWPGYYITLTSPSVSRNDVVKWQQQMISRGWKLGSGGPSGKGDTGIFDQRCFEVLKKFQEEKGLEVDGILGPESWDAAWTAPITP is encoded by the coding sequence ATGACTACCCCACAAGATGTACTCTCAATAGCTGCTCGTCAGATTGGAATTACAGAGTCACCACCTGACAGTAATATGAATAAATTTGGAGCATGGTATGGAATGAATGGTGTGCCCTGGTGTGCCATCTTCGTTTCGTATTGCTTTTCTGTTGCCGGACTACGTTTGCCCATTACAACAGAAAAAGGATTTGCATACTGTCCGTTTGGTGTTGATTGGTTCAAAGACCAAAGACGATGGTTCAATACTCCGCAAGTTGGTGATGTGGTTTTCTACAACTGGTCTGGGGATGGTATTGCTGACCACGTTGGAATAGTGGAGTCAATTAATGCCGATGGTTCTGTAGTATCTATCGAAGGAAACACTGATATTGGAAATGAGGGAAATGGTGGAAAGGTGATGCGTCGTACCCGTGGAAAGAGCGTTCAACTAGGCTTTGGTAGACCGACGTACTCGACTTTCTCAACGGTAGATAATTCCTCCATATTCCCTGGTTGGCCAGGATACTACATTACACTTACTTCCCCGTCTGTTAGTAGAAACGATGTTGTCAAATGGCAACAACAAATGATCAGTAGAGGTTGGAAACTTGGTTCAGGAGGTCCTAGTGGTAAAGGAGATACAGGCATCTTTGATCAGCGTTGTTTCGAGGTTCTCAAAAAATTTCAAGAGGAAAAAGGACTAGAAGTGGATGGAATTTTGGGACCTGAATCTTGGGATGCTGCTTGGACGGCACCAATTACGCCATAA
- a CDS encoding peptidoglycan-binding protein, producing the protein MVEESKGETKMSSVINIKPPAPQDRPSLQKGDKGIWVVVLQHALSGCGHTIEVDGDFGAGTSDVVDKFQNALGLLASGSISGVVDTNTWTALDKHTKLSRWQPFWVTPKGDGRKVDRKSFFTKYRATTQFSSTLNQKQVEGYDAIFDYWENSTLNDLRWLAYALATAYHETGETIEPVREGFCQTDSCSISAVTNLFNRGLIDRNYALPHPNGNSYFGRGLVQLTHGFNYQKMGQAIGLGTALYDHPSLALDLDISVKIMLQGMVDGFFTTLGFSDFFNRSTDWVGARQIINGNDRAGLIAGYAQDFFDCLR; encoded by the coding sequence ATGGTTGAAGAATCTAAAGGAGAAACGAAGATGTCGTCAGTAATCAATATCAAGCCCCCTGCCCCGCAAGATCGCCCATCTTTACAGAAAGGGGACAAGGGAATCTGGGTTGTTGTCTTGCAACACGCTCTCTCTGGATGTGGTCATACCATTGAAGTTGATGGGGATTTTGGAGCAGGAACATCTGATGTTGTCGATAAGTTTCAGAATGCACTTGGTTTGCTGGCTTCAGGAAGTATTTCAGGAGTAGTGGACACAAATACCTGGACTGCTCTAGACAAGCATACAAAGCTATCTAGATGGCAACCTTTTTGGGTAACACCGAAGGGAGATGGGCGAAAAGTCGATAGAAAAAGTTTTTTCACCAAATACAGAGCTACAACTCAGTTCTCCTCAACACTTAACCAAAAGCAAGTCGAAGGCTACGATGCCATCTTTGACTATTGGGAGAACAGCACTCTGAACGATCTGCGCTGGCTAGCCTATGCTCTTGCAACTGCATACCACGAAACGGGTGAAACAATCGAGCCTGTGAGGGAAGGATTTTGTCAAACAGATTCCTGTTCAATATCAGCCGTTACGAACTTATTTAATCGAGGACTCATTGACAGAAACTATGCTTTACCTCATCCAAATGGTAACAGCTACTTTGGTAGAGGTTTAGTACAGCTAACTCATGGCTTTAACTATCAAAAAATGGGACAGGCGATCGGTCTTGGTACTGCTCTGTACGATCATCCCTCACTCGCTTTAGACTTGGACATTTCTGTAAAGATTATGTTGCAAGGAATGGTTGATGGTTTTTTTACAACTTTAGGCTTCTCTGATTTCTTCAATCGTTCAACAGATTGGGTTGGTGCAAGACAAATCATCAATGGAAATGATCGAGCTGGTTTAATTGCAGGCTACGCACAAGACTTTTTCGATTGTCTTCGATAA
- a CDS encoding PIN domain-containing protein: protein MPYTPEAARWFEIERARLIKVGLSPAYADGQIAKKCLMVIHSTYR, encoded by the coding sequence TTGCCTTACACACCTGAAGCAGCCCGATGGTTTGAGATCGAACGGGCACGCCTGATCAAAGTCGGATTGTCGCCAGCCTATGCTGATGGACAAATTGCCAAAAAATGCTTGATGGTGATCCACTCAACCTATCGCTAG
- the tnpC gene encoding IS66 family transposase, translating into MNENLPNSVNEISQTDWEKTPESVKRLVNSLVGRIEQLEQQYEEFKVENELLKEQVKQNSQNSSQPPSQDMSKGFKVKEKPKSGKQRGGQPGHEGHGRSLYPTEQCQNVEDYYPEACVHCGGRLNGVDHDPHRIQVVEIPPIVPQVCEHRFHALACGRCGGVTRAWDEEICNGSGYGERVVAHVGVLSGQYRQSHRMVQELLWELFGVEISVGSINQLRQESSDSVAEAVVQAQRYVQAQAQVNMDETSFAQGNSDGNNPTRCKGWLWVIVTPLVSYFAVCLGRSQAVCQDLLGQAFNGIVSSDRFSAYTWLELKGRQLCWAHLKRDFTRIAERSGVSGELGRALLAQQKLLFELWYRVRDGTLERSQFILEVAPIQQRIHELLSEGSAYVIGTKEKTPLAKTVRTCQQLLKVETALWTFVTTAGIEPTNNAAERALRPAVLWRKNSFGSQSQVGSLFVSRMLTVVTTLRSQNRPVLDYLVEACRAARQGRSAPSLLPTVAITP; encoded by the coding sequence ATGAACGAGAACTTGCCCAACTCAGTGAACGAGATTAGCCAAACGGATTGGGAAAAGACCCCAGAGAGTGTCAAACGATTGGTGAACAGTTTGGTTGGGCGCATCGAACAGCTAGAGCAACAATACGAGGAATTCAAAGTAGAGAACGAATTACTCAAGGAACAGGTCAAGCAAAACAGCCAGAATTCGTCTCAACCTCCGTCACAGGATATGAGCAAAGGGTTCAAAGTGAAGGAGAAGCCGAAAAGTGGCAAGCAGCGAGGTGGACAACCTGGACACGAAGGGCATGGGCGCTCGTTGTATCCAACTGAGCAATGCCAGAACGTTGAAGACTATTATCCTGAAGCGTGCGTGCACTGTGGTGGGAGATTGAACGGAGTAGACCACGACCCGCATCGGATTCAGGTTGTAGAAATCCCTCCGATTGTGCCTCAAGTGTGTGAGCATCGGTTTCATGCCTTGGCGTGTGGGCGATGTGGGGGAGTGACGCGGGCTTGGGACGAGGAGATTTGCAACGGGAGTGGTTATGGAGAGCGAGTGGTGGCTCACGTTGGCGTGTTGAGCGGACAGTACCGCCAGTCACACCGAATGGTCCAAGAATTGCTGTGGGAATTGTTTGGGGTGGAGATTTCAGTCGGCAGTATCAACCAACTGCGGCAGGAGAGTTCTGATTCGGTTGCAGAGGCTGTGGTTCAAGCCCAGCGCTATGTCCAAGCCCAAGCTCAGGTGAATATGGATGAAACCAGCTTTGCTCAAGGCAATAGCGATGGCAACAATCCGACTCGATGCAAAGGTTGGTTGTGGGTAATCGTCACCCCATTAGTCAGCTATTTTGCAGTCTGTCTAGGACGCTCTCAAGCCGTGTGCCAAGACTTATTGGGCCAGGCCTTTAATGGCATTGTCAGCAGTGACCGCTTCAGTGCCTATACTTGGCTTGAACTCAAAGGCCGACAACTGTGTTGGGCCCATCTCAAACGAGATTTTACTCGGATTGCCGAACGGTCTGGAGTTTCTGGTGAATTAGGTCGAGCACTGTTAGCTCAACAGAAGTTGTTGTTTGAGTTGTGGTATCGGGTTCGAGATGGCACTTTAGAGCGTTCGCAATTTATTTTAGAAGTCGCACCTATTCAGCAACGCATTCACGAGTTGCTGAGTGAGGGATCTGCTTATGTCATTGGAACAAAAGAAAAAACACCGTTAGCAAAAACAGTTCGAACCTGCCAGCAACTGTTGAAAGTAGAGACAGCGTTATGGACGTTTGTGACAACAGCAGGGATTGAACCAACCAATAATGCAGCAGAACGGGCACTGCGTCCAGCCGTTTTATGGCGCAAAAATAGCTTTGGTTCTCAAAGTCAAGTGGGCAGTTTATTTGTCTCAAGAATGCTCACGGTGGTCACGACACTACGATCTCAAAATCGTCCAGTGTTAGATTATCTGGTTGAGGCCTGTCGTGCTGCTCGGCAGGGTCGATCTGCTCCCTCCCTACTACCTACTGTTGCTATTACCCCCTGA
- a CDS encoding type II toxin-antitoxin system VapC family toxin: MYLLDTNHCSRIILGDTSVINRAAQVGEQNLVTCAIVQGELVYMMEKSQRREANLAVLTNFLQDIPIYRIDEQTAQVYGQLKTKIFNQFAPKEPNKRRKATMTSLGFSDNDLWIAAVALQHNLILVSSDNDFQRMHEVQPFLIESWMVTVQTVGSGN, encoded by the coding sequence ATGTATCTGCTCGATACTAACCATTGCAGCCGCATCATTCTTGGCGATACAAGTGTAATTAATCGCGCTGCCCAAGTCGGCGAACAGAACCTTGTTACCTGTGCGATCGTACAAGGCGAACTCGTCTACATGATGGAAAAATCGCAGCGACGAGAAGCCAATCTTGCTGTCCTAACTAACTTTCTCCAAGACATTCCAATTTATCGCATAGATGAGCAGACAGCTCAAGTCTACGGTCAACTCAAGACCAAAATTTTCAACCAGTTTGCTCCCAAAGAACCCAACAAACGTCGTAAAGCAACGATGACCTCACTTGGCTTTAGCGATAACGACCTCTGGATCGCCGCAGTAGCACTTCAACACAACTTGATTCTGGTTTCTTCCGACAATGACTTTCAGCGAATGCACGAAGTCCAGCCTTTCTTGATCGAATCTTGGATGGTAACTGTTCAGACGGTTGGATCAGGGAATTGA
- a CDS encoding DUF2281 domain-containing protein: MSSIKEELLQTIETAPESAIELTLIYLKTLLQNQPSLRPGSGRSILSHAGKWQGDDFEGCLQSVYDTRSEAQF, encoded by the coding sequence ATGTCATCGATCAAAGAGGAACTCCTGCAAACAATCGAAACTGCTCCCGAAAGCGCGATCGAGCTAACCCTCATCTACCTTAAAACCCTACTTCAAAACCAGCCTTCTCTTCGTCCTGGCTCTGGGCGATCGATCCTGAGTCATGCCGGAAAATGGCAAGGAGACGATTTTGAGGGCTGTCTACAATCTGTCTACGATACCCGCAGCGAAGCCCAATTCTAG